ACATAGCAATTTCCTGTTTCATGAAGCTTTCGAAGGTTATGAAGATATGGGTTGTGCTTGGGCGCCTCAAGCGATTTACGATCCGAAGGAGAAAAAAATGATGGTGTATTTCACCATGAGAATGGGGCACGGATTAACAAAAATGTATTATGCTTACGCCAACGAAGATTTTACAAAACTAATTACCGAACCTCAACTGTTGTTTGACTACCCTAATGAAAAGATTCAAGTGTTAGATGCCGATATAACGCCTTTACCAGACGGTCGTTATTGTATGATGTATGTTGCGCAGGAAAATCCGGGAGGTATAAAAATGGCGTTTTCAAACGAAATAAACAAGGGATACGAATACAATCCGGAATGGATTGATAAAGAACCAGGCTCTTGCGAAGCACCTAATGTATGGAAACGATTGGACAGCGAAGCATGGGTGCTTATGTATGATATTTTCAGTATAAAACCACATAATTTTGGTTTTGTTGAAACTACGGATTTTAAAACCTTTAAAAATTTAGGGCATTTTAATAAAGGCAAAATGAAAACAACAAATTTTACGTCACCTAAGCATGGTGCTGTTATTCCTTTAACTAAATCTGAAGCTATCCGCTTGGAAAATCATTGGGGAATGTCATCATTTCAAAAGGAAGAACCATGAAGAAATTAGTGTTAAAAACGGTTGTTTTGTCGGTAGTATGTGTTTTTACCTTGCAAGCACAAAATCTGCATTTTGACGGTTATCTATTTGCCTATTTTGAAGGCGCTTCGGAAAGCAGAAAAAGTGAAGAACAACTGCGTTTTGCAATCAGTGAAGATGCGATTAACTGGACGGCCTTAAATAATAACAAACCTATATTAAATTCAGATGACATATCACAATCCGGAGGCATTCGCGACCCTCATATTTTAAGAGGCGAAGATAAAAACTCATATTACATGGTCGCTACTGATATGTCAACAGCATCAAATGGTTGGAAGGAAAATCCGGGAATCGTATTGTTGAAATCTGATAATCTAACCGAATGGAAACACAGTAAAATCAATTTGTCAAAAGATTACCCAGATAAATTTGCTGATGCCTATTGGGTTTGGGCGCCACAAACCATTTATGATCCTGTGGTCAAAAAATATCTAATTTATTTTACTGTAAAATTCAAAGATGATGATAAGCTAGATTTTTACAGTGCTTATGCCAACAAGGATTTTTCAGGATTTGAATCTGTTCCAACATTAATGTACCGTGCCAAAGACGGCGCCATTGATGGTGATATTATTTATAAAGACGGAACGTATCATTTATTCTACAAGGGAAATACCAAAGATGAAAATGGTAAAGAAATTAAAAACGGTATAAAACAGGCAACCAGCAAATCGTTACAAGGACCGTGGAAGGAATCTTTTGAATATATAGATTATTACGCCGATAATAAAACAACGGTTGAGGGCTCTTCAGTTTTTAAGTTGAATAATTCTGAAGAATATATTTTAATGTACGATTTATATTCTAGTGGACGCTATGAGTTTCAGCGTAGTAAAGATTTATACAGTTTTACTCAAAAACCAGAATCCTTCACTAAAAATTTCCATCCAAGGCATGGAAGCGTTATAGGAATTACCAAGGAAGAATTAAACCGACTTAAAGACCAATGGGGAAATGATCCCGAAAAGCCAAGGCATTATAAGTCGCAAGGCAACCCAATTTTTACTCATAAGTATACTGCCGATCCTGCCGCCATTGTTGAAGATGATACCCTCTGGTTATATACGGGTCATGATTTCGAAGGTGGGCAAAAAGGCTATAAAATGAAAGATTGGTGCGTGTTTTCCACTACCAATATGCAAAATTGGACAGAATACCCCATTCCGCTTAAAATTACAGATTTTTCATGGGCAACGAGCGGAGATGCTTATGCTGGTCATGTTATAGAGAAAAATGGAAAATATTATTGGTACATAAGTACCAATTGGAGTGGCATAGGAGTAGCTGTTTCCGATACCCCTGAAGGGCCTTTTAAAGATGCTTTAGGAAAACCTTTATTAACGAATGAAGATTGTTTTGCGTCTTCGCATTCATGGGCATGTATCGATCCGGCAATCTTTATAGATAACGATGGTCAGGCTTGGATTTTCTGGGGAAACAGACAATGTTACTATGCCAAACTAAAAGAGAATATGATTGAAATTGATGGAGAGGTAAAACAATTAAATTTTGAAGGTTTTGAATTTACGGAAGCCCCTTGGATACATAAACGTAAAGGGAAGTATTATTTAACTTATGCTACAGAATTTCCTGAGAAAATAGCCTATGCCATGGCCGATAATATTGAAGGTCCTTACGAATATAAAGGCATTTTAAATGAAATAGCAGGGAATAGCAACACCAACCACCAGGCTATTGTTGAATTTAAAGGGCAATCATATTTTATATATCATAACGGAGGCATACAAACCGATGGTGGGAGTTATAGTCGATCGGTATGTATTGATAAACTGGAATATAATAAAGATGGAACTATAAAGCCAATTATAATGTCGACAACAGGAGTTAATAAATAAACAACTTACGAAGTATGAAACATCCATGATTGACTCTATATCTCATATCAGCGATGGTTGTTTGGATGTTCATATGACATTGAAAAAAAATAGATGTAAACACATGAAACATCCATGTATGTTAAAAATACTTTTAACACATAGAAGCATGATTATGGATGTAACATCTGACCTTAAAAAAACAATATTAAAAACAGATGAAACATCCATGTTAAAAGTACTTTTAACATATAGAAGCATGATTATGGATGCAACATCTGACCTTAAAAACAATATTATAAACTAATGAAACTAAGCAACGTATTCAAAGTATTCAAACTAATTGCTATTACTGCGATTTTAGTAGCCTGTAAAAACAGTATAAAAAAAGAAATTGTTGTAACCGAAGCACTTAAAAAGGAAGAGGGTTTTAAAGCATGGGCTCAAACACCCCCAATGGGCTGGAATAGTTGGGACTGCTACGGTCCTACAGTAAAGGAGCACGAAATAAAAGCGAATGCCGATTATATGGCCGAAAATCTTAAAGATTATGGTTGGGAATATGTGGTTGTCGATATTCGATGGTTTGTAGAAAATCCAACATCTGGAGGTTACAATCAAAAAAATCCAATATATGTTATAGATGAATATGGTAGATATTTGCCGGCAGCGAATAGATTTCCATCTGCCAGTAATGGAAATGGATTTAAAGCCTTAGCAGATTATATTCATAAAAAAGGACTGAAATTTGGAATTCATATCATGCGAGGAATTCCAAAAACTGCGGTTGAAAATAAACTTCCCATAAAAGGAACCAATGGTATTACGGCAGATCAAGTATATTCAACCGAAAACCAGTGTAAATGGTTAAAGGATAATTACACCATTGTAGCTAACAAACCTGGAGCTCAAGAATATTATAATTCTATTTTTGAATTGTATGCCGATTGGGGTGTTGATTTTATTAAAATAGATGATTTGTCGGCACCAATTTATCATAAAGAGGAAATTGAATTAATAAGAAAAGCTATTGATAACTGTGGACGCAATATAGTGTTAAGTACATCACCTGGTGAAACACCTGTAAATGCAGCAGGTCATGTTAGTGAACATGCCAATATGTGGCGTATGGTAAATGATGTTTGGGACAGTTGGTGGCATATTAAACATTTAATGGAGGTAAGTCAAGATTGGTTCGATTATATTAAACCAGGCACCTGGCCAGATTGCGATATGATTCCTTTGGGAAGGTTAGCTATCAGAGGTGAGGTTGGAGAAGACCGTATGGCAAATTTAACCAAGGAGGAACAATATACGTTAATGACGTTTTTTACCATTTTTAAATCACCGTTGTTTTTTGGAGGCGATTTGCCTAGTAACGATGCGTTTACGCTGTCGTTGTTAACCAATAAAGAGGTGTTAAAAATGCATGCTGAAAGTACGAATGTACGTAAACTGTATTTTGAAAACGAAAAATTAGCAATCACCTCAAAAAATGAAGAGGAAGGCGTGACTTATTTAGCATTATTCAATGTGTCAGATGCCTCTTCGCTTGATGTAGAAGTGAAATTATCAGATTTGGGCTTATCAGGAAAAGTTAAAATATCCAATATGTGGAAAGGCGAGGAAGTTGGCGAGTTTAACCATGGTTTTGCTCAAAAGTTAGCCCCTCACGCCTCGGGATTATATAAAATTGAAGCTGTAAAATAAGTATAATAATCAAAAAATGATAGAAACCAAAACATCACAAAGTTACTATAAATACATACTTAGGTTTGCGTTGTCGATGCTTTTATGCCTTTCATGTATTACTGCATCTAAAGCACAGAAAAAATGGCACATACAAAAGGACATAACTTTAGATGCTATACGATTAAGCGATCCATTTATTCTCGCGGATGCTAAAACAAAAATGTACTATATGACAGGTACAGGAGGCTTGCTTTGGAAAAGTAAAAACCTAAAGTATTGGGAAGGTCCTTATAAAGTAACGCAAATCGATACAGCATCATGGATGGGAGCTAATCCCATGATTTGGGCATCAGAACTTCATCGGTATAAAGATAAATACTATTATTTCTCCACATTTACCAATAGAGAAGTAAAAATAGATACAGTGGCAGAAAATATTATTGAGCGTCGTGCAAGTCATATTTTAGTAAGCAATAAACCCGATGGGCCTTACATTCCTATGGAAGACGCTATTTATTTACCTGCCAGTATGCCAACGCTAGATGGTACGTTTTGGGTTGATACTAATGGAAAGCCATATATGGTTTATTGTTACGAATGGTTGCAGAATGGTAATGGCACTATAGAAAAGATTGAATTAAAATCCGATTTAAGTGGTTCGGTGGGAGAAGGTAAGTTATTGTTTAAAGCAAGTGATTCGCCTTGGAGTCGCGAAAAAGATAGCAAAGGTAATGACAGACCAAATAAGGTAACCGATGGTCCTTTTTTGTTTAAAACAGGAACAGGACGTTTGGGAATGCTCTGGACAAGCTGGATTTACGATGTGTATGTGCAAGGTGTTGCTTATTCTGAAAGTGGCACTTTAGATGGCCCTTGGATTCAAGAAAAAGACCCTATAACGCCAACAAATTTTGGTCATGGGATGCTGTTTAAAACTTTCGAAGGAAAAACATTAATGGCCATTCATAGCCATAAAAAGATAGGAGAAAAAACAATTAGAATCCCACATTTGTTTGAAGTAGACTTATCTGGTGATAAATTGGTAGTAGTAAAGCCTTTTATTCCCTAGTAAATAATATGCATTAAAAGTTGAATCCCAAGAAGCACAAGATAAATTCAAGTGTATGAATTTTTATCGAATTTTAAAATCCTTTTTGTAGATACACATCCGTTGTCATACATATCCGTGATAATATAAATCCTGTTTTTTAAGTTTTAAATTATTTAGGTGGTCATCGTCTAGAATGCTTAATGCTGCACTCACATGATCTAATACTAAATTAAGGTAAGCGATTGTAATACTGAATCTTACGGGTATAAGTAAATAAGCATAGAAAAATGAAAAACGATTTGTCTATGTTTTTGATTAAAGTGTCCATTTCAAAATTAATAAGTGATTGTAATTTTATCATGAGTTATTAAAACTTAAAAAACAGAAGTGGTTTAACCTTTTTTGATTGAAGCAGGACGGAGCGTGAAAAAATAACCCAGTGGTTTATTTTAGCGAACGAGCCAGCCAGCGCAATGGCAATTTTGTCCAATCGAAGCCTTTTTAGAGTTAGGGCCGAGCGTAAAGAAAAGGTTTATTAAACCTTTTTAGAGAAGGAGCCAGCTTGTCGCGTTGGAAAAGCTACGGAAAGAAAAAAGGATGTGGGGTGGTCAAAAAAGGGCGATTTTTTAGCCAATTAGAAAAAGTTTAAACCACTTCAAATAAAATATTTTAATGTAAATATTTTTAGTACAAGACAAAAAACCAAAACTGTATACAAAAGTTATAGAATTGGGACTTCGACAAACTCAGTCTGACATCGAGAATGGTATTAAAATATGCCTGTCATACAGAGTTTGTCGAAGTATGAGCCTGTCGAAGCTATAAGAAGGAAGAAATGATAATAGCTTCATCAAGCTCCATGTAATATGCTTCAATTTTTGTCTTGTACTAAATAAATATTAATTGTTGAATTGGTTTGTTTAATAGGGAGATTATTTTATTCTATAATAATTTATGCTCCCTTTTTTTACAACCTTTTGGACAGTATGAATGGCATTGATTTTATATAAAAAGTTTTAAAAGCTTCAGTTTAAATTTATTTTCAAAATGAGAAAACACGCTTTAAATAACAAAATCTATTATGCGCTTAAAATTCCTGTTCAATTTATTTTATTGCTATTTTTTTTGTTCTTCAATATGTCATGTAAAAATACTGAAGACACAAAAAGTTCATTAGCCGTCATAGAAAAGCTTATAGGCAGTCGTGTCAATGAATTTGAACTAAACATTGTTGAAAATTCACAATCCGATAATGCAGATTGGTTCGAAATCAAAACTACAGCAAACAAAGTAACCATTCAAGGAACATCTAATACGACCATTTGTTATGCAGCCTATAATTTCCTTAAAGATATTGGAGCAGTTTTGGTCAGTTGGGAAGGAAACAGAATTGACTTGCCCAAAACATGGCCAGTTTATTCTAAAAAAGGATCGACACCTTTCAAATATAGAGAATATTTAAATGCCTGTGCATTTGGTTATACAACGCCTTGGTGGGATTGGGAGCGTTGGTCGCAAGAAATAGATTGGATGGCACTACATGGTATTAATTTACCAACAGCTCTAGAAGGGCAAGAAATTGTTTGGCAACAACTATGGAAAGAATACGGCTTATCAGATAGTCAACTACAAGAACATTTTGCAGGTCCCGCTTTTTTACCATGGCAAAGAATGGGCAATATAAATAGTCATGAAGGACCATTGCCACAAGAATGGATTGATAAAAAGTCAGAGATTCAGAAAAAAATATTGAAAAAAATGAGGGCATTAGGTATGCATCCTGTTGTGCCAGCTTTTAGTGGTTATGTGCCAAAGGCATTTGCGGAAATGCACCCTAACTCAAAGATAACTGCATTAAGTTCTTGGTCTGGTGGCGGTTTTGAAAGCACCTATTTATTAGATCCCAAAGATCCGCTGTTTAAAGACATAGGAAAACGTTTTATTCAAATATACTCTTATTTATATGGGA
This genomic window from Mariniflexile sp. TRM1-10 contains:
- a CDS encoding glycoside hydrolase family 27 protein encodes the protein MKLSNVFKVFKLIAITAILVACKNSIKKEIVVTEALKKEEGFKAWAQTPPMGWNSWDCYGPTVKEHEIKANADYMAENLKDYGWEYVVVDIRWFVENPTSGGYNQKNPIYVIDEYGRYLPAANRFPSASNGNGFKALADYIHKKGLKFGIHIMRGIPKTAVENKLPIKGTNGITADQVYSTENQCKWLKDNYTIVANKPGAQEYYNSIFELYADWGVDFIKIDDLSAPIYHKEEIELIRKAIDNCGRNIVLSTSPGETPVNAAGHVSEHANMWRMVNDVWDSWWHIKHLMEVSQDWFDYIKPGTWPDCDMIPLGRLAIRGEVGEDRMANLTKEEQYTLMTFFTIFKSPLFFGGDLPSNDAFTLSLLTNKEVLKMHAESTNVRKLYFENEKLAITSKNEEEGVTYLALFNVSDASSLDVEVKLSDLGLSGKVKISNMWKGEEVGEFNHGFAQKLAPHASGLYKIEAVK
- a CDS encoding family 43 glycosylhydrolase → MKKLVLKTVVLSVVCVFTLQAQNLHFDGYLFAYFEGASESRKSEEQLRFAISEDAINWTALNNNKPILNSDDISQSGGIRDPHILRGEDKNSYYMVATDMSTASNGWKENPGIVLLKSDNLTEWKHSKINLSKDYPDKFADAYWVWAPQTIYDPVVKKYLIYFTVKFKDDDKLDFYSAYANKDFSGFESVPTLMYRAKDGAIDGDIIYKDGTYHLFYKGNTKDENGKEIKNGIKQATSKSLQGPWKESFEYIDYYADNKTTVEGSSVFKLNNSEEYILMYDLYSSGRYEFQRSKDLYSFTQKPESFTKNFHPRHGSVIGITKEELNRLKDQWGNDPEKPRHYKSQGNPIFTHKYTADPAAIVEDDTLWLYTGHDFEGGQKGYKMKDWCVFSTTNMQNWTEYPIPLKITDFSWATSGDAYAGHVIEKNGKYYWYISTNWSGIGVAVSDTPEGPFKDALGKPLLTNEDCFASSHSWACIDPAIFIDNDGQAWIFWGNRQCYYAKLKENMIEIDGEVKQLNFEGFEFTEAPWIHKRKGKYYLTYATEFPEKIAYAMADNIEGPYEYKGILNEIAGNSNTNHQAIVEFKGQSYFIYHNGGIQTDGGSYSRSVCIDKLEYNKDGTIKPIIMSTTGVNK
- a CDS encoding glycoside hydrolase family 43 protein — its product is MRKIKNLISIHLLLAIVLFFSCESIKKRIKSTEEPKDMSSYLMVYFKDDDHSLHMALSTDGYSFTDVNQGKAVVSGDTIASQQGIRDPHITRGPDGAFYVVMTDLHIFGKEQGLRDTQWERPVEKYDWGNNRGFVLMKSYDLIHWTHSNFLFHEAFEGYEDMGCAWAPQAIYDPKEKKMMVYFTMRMGHGLTKMYYAYANEDFTKLITEPQLLFDYPNEKIQVLDADITPLPDGRYCMMYVAQENPGGIKMAFSNEINKGYEYNPEWIDKEPGSCEAPNVWKRLDSEAWVLMYDIFSIKPHNFGFVETTDFKTFKNLGHFNKGKMKTTNFTSPKHGAVIPLTKSEAIRLENHWGMSSFQKEEP
- a CDS encoding glycoside hydrolase family 43 protein; its protein translation is MIETKTSQSYYKYILRFALSMLLCLSCITASKAQKKWHIQKDITLDAIRLSDPFILADAKTKMYYMTGTGGLLWKSKNLKYWEGPYKVTQIDTASWMGANPMIWASELHRYKDKYYYFSTFTNREVKIDTVAENIIERRASHILVSNKPDGPYIPMEDAIYLPASMPTLDGTFWVDTNGKPYMVYCYEWLQNGNGTIEKIELKSDLSGSVGEGKLLFKASDSPWSREKDSKGNDRPNKVTDGPFLFKTGTGRLGMLWTSWIYDVYVQGVAYSESGTLDGPWIQEKDPITPTNFGHGMLFKTFEGKTLMAIHSHKKIGEKTIRIPHLFEVDLSGDKLVVVKPFIP